The genomic region ggccacactttaaagaacctcgtaatctcaggattTCATTAGTagcggacagtgtcaatccatttgaagagatgagatctgtttactcagtgtggcctatttttgttatcaacaataacattcctccatggatgtcaataaagagggagcacataatgttggcaatgattgttctagggattttatcatttaaatatagtcgtctaaatttaattataaacattgcagtaaaatggtcataataattatgtaatgtttttgttcattcgattaggtaagtaccaagttaaagatatgaatgcatatatcgagcctcttatcgacgagttgttggagttatggaatggtgtcactatgtatgacgtctctagaccaataggtcaaagacaatttcaattccatgcgatgcttctatggacaatacacgatgccccggggctaacacatttttgtggcatgttatagtgtttaagttgtgcatgaacattataattaaaaaaattatcatatttaatccaattatacattatcttgtaggtcttcaaacaaaggaaaaatttgcatgtcctgtttgtggtccaaagatgaaatctcgtcattcaaaaagtttaggaaagcaggtgtttgatgagtatagacactttctccacaaaaatcataagtatcgaaatactgaaaaacatcttttcaatgggaaagaagagaatacatcaaagccacgaagaatgacacctcacttgtggaagttggaatataatagaattaatcgtcaaggtaatgccattccatctattggtttgtcataacaCATCTTTTCTACTTTGtttttgtgtgggggaaaaagtgacactaagcaaacatgccctaatctcactttcaatcacacatttgtggaatacgaaagagcctagaggtatcacacaattggctacttctttttgtgaaagagagagccacgggctacctattaggatttctattcctttgttgcaattgaaagataaaatgatgcaagttcaatccctaaccccaaagtgcaagtacgaactaataacaagattgcagaattgaaattaaacaatggaaagctgtaaacacaaggataagacaagaatgaaaatgcgtacccggagttaaaatctgactgaaaatgttcgggatgggggcgcgggcgccattgtcctgattctgcccctgaaactgctccgaaaactgttgttttgcactctggaaaagctgtcaaaaatgctgaaaatattgtctgtcaggaggaccagggcgcccagcgcccctgtcccagggaccagggcgccccacgcccctgtcctggtcttttgctctgagatttggtgtgttgtttggtctccgtctgcttcttccggatctgtaacttgcggcgtcgtccgagtcccgaaacctgcacttatatctgaaaaggtgtttgggcggctatatagggttttgccttagtcaaacccccgcttcggtgatttccacctccacgaatagccaagttgtattgtaaaatgtattgtgtgtgcagacctagtgtgtgtgcaaggtcctaaaatgcaagaaagcaaactagagcaacctagaaagtaaaccctaattgcttgtaaatgataatgtaaatgctctaaatcaagatgcaaagtgacctaaaacatgaataaaggatatattgaagcttatgcaaagacatgaaaacaacatgaaatcatacccaaccctcaagggaggagtacaagccaatcttcagtcggtaatctcctattgttcttcaatgtcttccaagccctaaatggatgaatgaaattgataaatgtttgatagaaggatgttgaatgttgttgaagtcttcaaagatctgctctttcgctgcatagaaggtccttgaaagcccaaaattcggatcctttcaaataaaaaaaagagagctcttatatatgaaaccctaggtcgtaatttcatcttttggccgacctagagattgaatatcccgccaatttcttggggttaagctttattttatgattggatcgtgctcctaaaatttcgggaaaaatgtccgggaccatgtgcactccgggcgccatggtcccgacaatttttaaccaaattttcagggccatcggatatgatgattttagagagaatcccgaagttacaagtgatttcgagatgttttgacctccgaaaccaagcccccaagttcaaaataggacctaattagggtttttgattaaatgatgtataggaggaataaaatgaaaagggcacactttaacaaaagggcccaactttatgatatggagaatgataaaatagaaccttagacctaattaatttgattaattaagtgctaaagggaaaatgcaatgcaaaatgcaaaatgcgccaaggcgggtgctaaactaggtgtgaaattgtaccaccctagcaagtgcgtacaatttacgacgctacagttttgtttactgatgatgtgattgatgatcatgaaggtcgtgaaggcataaatgaccaccttcctaagggactaaaaagttatccccgacaatttagtaggttgccctactacgagaagttacaaattgttcatttgtttgatagtatgcatattggaaagaatataacagacagtatggaaaatattggatggaaggcgtaacaaagaaaaaattgtcaaaatatgtagtgacattcaagattccaatcatgcaatgataaatgtcattcaatcaaataaccatggagaccagattaatataagtgagcttccttggttattaacggaccagcaaaacaatgctataaaagaagtcatacgaaaaatttgatttcccataggatttgctgctaacataaacaatctcatatcaaagaaaagtgaatttgggtcagggatgaaaatgcatgattggcataccttcattaaggtaattcatgttcttgtgtttttggtatgtatttaagtactgtgcgtacgtgtacttttcattatgttacaaaaaaatgaaaagataattttataattgttgcagtacgttttacctctatctctcccagacgacttcgacaataatgtcaagcaagtcatatatgatcttggaaaatacatgaggtaagtagtgatatttgtttagttcgttgtatagatattatatttgcgatttgttttacttgttttgtaatatatttttgtgtgtcttgaataccttgtaggtggttgtcatgtaaagaaatccataaagacgatataaaatattggaagagaaaaattcctcatttaatgtgtgaaatgcaaaagtgtctacctccagcttttttcaatgcacaagaacactacctcatacaccaagttgaggagattgaattgtgtggacctgtacacactaggtcaatgtggatggttgagaggcacttgaaatttttgaaggctttggttcgacaaagagcacatcctgagggttctatggtggagggatatatggtataccagactatggtgtacatttctaaatatcttcctaagtttgcagcaaagatccacgtggattgcatttgggatcccaacaccattaacaaattcgaaggggagtacttgacggggaaaggtagattgaggaaagtgagaggtaattataagatgttattgtagttaattaattcttaatcttcaaaataaatcgattgtaagacgtctatttattttttgtacagttggtcgagagtgggatgcactacatttgtatattgcaaacaatcttgattggatgacggtatggattgaatgttgtcaacattctgaatgcacgttaacatgggaaggtgtgacttcattggttaaagaagcacatcgtaatggagattccaatgttacgcaaagggaaattgatttagcatatggtttaagagataaacaggtatgtataaatttattaatcacccatatgtttatcaactcacaatgcaataaattttacatgtttgacatatcgcagatcaaacaccacaacgctatgtgctgcaatggtcataaatttcgcatgaaaaagttggatgacacgaagaaaacttgtgatcctggcatcactgcaatctttgaggtgacaaatatttcatcgagaaatgacattcatcctcaacagtctcaaaattgatactatgacattttggatgatatacttgagtgtgactttaattccttcaaattagttttgttcgtcatcaaatggtataggctacgattgaataaaaatgatcctgatagaactattattgaacatgataatggttttattatgctaaatacaaggtcatttgaaccagttggggatgagccctatgttcttccaagccaatgtgagcaagtattttactcaaaggtttcACATAAAcggggttggtcatttgttgttagatatgatccaagaggaagaccgataaagtataatgtgatggaagaagaagatactgaagaagaagaagaagatgaagtggatgatgatcacgatcgacagtttctcaatgacgatgaagaagaagaagaagaagaagaagaagaagaagaagaagatgatgatgaagatgatgatgatgatgatgatgatgatggtgatggtgatggtgctggtggtgatggtgatggtgatgatgatgatgatggcgatgatgaccttgatgttcatgatgatgaagaatgaaatgtatgaggtatgcgattagtatattatctatttaatattgacttcttgatagaattttttttacataattaattcattatgttttgaattctaatgccattacataattaattcatgatgcaccttttaatatggagatggagatagggagagtgactatttatgtgacaatttttaaactgtgtttatttatggaaattggattgtttattagctatgtgatggatgttgatttaaaatacatatgtgatggatcacatgtttatgatgatgcatgtgacattttttgaactttgtgtttatttatagaacgtggattgtttattacctatgtgatggatggtgatttatgatacatatgtgatggattacatgtttatgatgacacatgatatgtgatgctaattgtgatgctcaattacatatatgatgacacatcatgtgatgcttctgatgcttatgatatgtatgtatgtattgtttatcaacttacaaatgtagtaatgcttatgatgctcaattgatggtgttgatttcaggtatagtccctgtgtgatgctgtcacccttggtgggagcaggtcgttgactacagacatcgtcaaccatttagttgaggatccgaCACAGTCTACATAaattaaaggtaaggaattaaaaaatttacaatgattttgatgacaacatctttttattatttaatactctttttgtctacaaagttcatattgtgtactatgtaatttttagctaacataagataattaaattacattgtacaggaccctgaacccctttgacgaggatcctgcacagtctcatggatggacaggtataactagtcaatacatcctatagaaacaatttatttttttaaaattacttggaaaacaaacttcctcagtttttcaaacctcgacattagcaacaaatctaatacagttatcaacacttgaggcctcgattggacttattccaattttcattccaaaatcaactttagggctgacttcttcatcaacattaccctcatttgcaaaatttctctctcaataccaattaactctctcatttcatggagtgcaggtaccctcaaataggtatttgtcagatctgtcttcgtcAAGTGAGGAAAATGcaataatagaaaatgaaagtgacacatgtagtaggtctacaatagggagatcaacaagaggtcaaaagattagaagaaaattcaataaacgcatgaaatttttccttgctcaaggggggtcatgttcttatgatgatgagactaaagacgacattgaggtgccactgaggtatagacatctacagaaataatgggtgcccaaggaacttcctctaataaacatcattttttgtgttaacgataggatatatcgcatagcaccttcgtcgttacatggtttaggcttattttccatggacgacataaaggtctgttacaatagagttgcagaattgatggagtttgttggaccttgttacaattacaaacattggatgcagattgttaaatataaaaaaagtatgcgtaggtatgcactgtcagcaaattatatacaacagaaagataatgatcaaattaaacgagtgactgtatacattgatggttggcCAAAAGAAATAGgtaatattgcaggttttataattagtacacgacttgggtcaactaataaacaacccaattgcatatttgaggcacgcgagggaaattgtgtatttgtatgtgcgataaaatcaataagtgtaggcgaagagcttctaatcgattacagtttgaatcgtatagatacaaacaaagttaatatcatgggggtggtacgtactatataccatttaaattaaccaacctccaattaatgaatccaatataccattttattatgaagtttttttgctaagtctattggtttaatttcactaacgttttttatattttttctttgtcacagaccgacatggatccatcacatatcgcagacaaagatgtagcttgcgacacttctactgagccggtaaacctcattgtaattgtacaaattagatagaagcaaactgttacattattatgttcttttttttagtgatttatactaattttgtaattgttaatgatattcttgacacatacagatgtttggggaaagggaaagggagttgcagtacttgagcacctttctagggatgtgaaatcattagggttaagcgatgatgaccctgaagatcccacaggccttatgaaattctttaaaatgcctcttataaaaattagaaaagagattgttgctttggcagctgtgcatcctatcactgatgagatacgagagagggtggaattattgcttcagacaacagaaaacttgcaagtaagcagtaatgaaagctttaattataacaaaagttcaataatggtttatattttattctcttttatgtcattaactaaaatatgtacgtattgtttttacaacaatttatctgccctcatcaaagtcgttcccacgatcaggttgttgcaggatcttcaggtgatgacgacttgcttggcttatcactttgagtacccaaaacacatcatacttgatactgtcaattttcaaaataaaggttcatccttgtttacaattcttgcacttttcatatgtttaatgtattattcttcaggtgctgtcaatgttaTTGTGCAAATGCCACTGCTGcttcatcagaggttaccctcacctgtattgccgactgcaatgtcggcaacacgtagcatgcagacatcctctagtgcatgtcatattgggccacccactgttggtagatccctcttttgctctatcttctgtcatgtgtttatttcccttcaagcgttctttcttgaattctaatgccatttcatagtggattcattttttgtaggaggagatgtacatgaggatgtgccagagacGACTACTGCTggtaacataccatcatttcctggatcttctcgtattgctagtacgggaacgttgcaggccacattggtggtgagcgacgaagaaatgattcccttaaagatacaaaaggttctaggtactttaaaattattattatatatactctaattgtaatttactttatgatcactcgttttggagtaatgatcccatgaattttttgcaggcaatgatattttctataaacatcttagtgacattgcattgcagatatttgggcccaccatacgtaaaaggtggtacatcatatgtgaactaaccttaatccacttttgatttcatatcattgctagaatagttttcctttgatctatttcttgaattgtaataaatgtagcttcagttcatttctgaatctaacaggtttgtttttgctttaaaaggtggaatgaccaagaaaaaaggttaaaagatgaattgacaaaccaaatggttgagtggtttgaaaatgacacctttgacaaaaccaagcttcTTGATAAAggtggcacatatctaaagtatgtgagggaccaatacaggacccatttgaagaggaacctaaagtacgagcgtccccccatgattccagagagggagtggaaggacctgattttggatgccaaggagagaattgaaaggaaaaaaggaaatacaccactagacgctagaagaaggtacgtgatactattaagaatataattatgtactaattaattactctttatatttatataatctaacatatttcaaactttttatagactgagtgacatgtcaaaggcaaccaaggcaaggcaagaaaagcacgggcaacacaaactcggctctggtggttacatgaaacttgttgcacgaattgtaagtatctcatgtaaacgaaatattgcatcaaaatattaataaattgcaaacgtttttttttaatcaaacaatgcaagcaaaattcacggtaccaagcaaaaatgcaaggctctgaattcaatagagagcacacagaagatgacaagagaattgcctaccagcaaggctattcagttgtGGCTGATccgctacgagaattgagtgggcatacacaacatttgagtgcatccgtcacacaggtaaatatgctaaatggaagttgtttcaaattgaatactttaccaataatctaattgatgttgagttccaacataaagtgactacatttgttttatataagcaagcaatgataacaatgtgcatgtcattggaatgcaacctactaattgtgaaacaccacctgcacatgaaggtccggatgtgcatcccagtagtggaggtattcatttgctattcaaatttatttatttagctattaatacaattaaacattttaatttgtaattagagtagtaattaatgtaaccttttttgttaatattttagagcatgtagtcagtggtgagcaagtggagcatgatctgggtacacaacatcaagaacatgatgttccccacttaggcaaagaggaccactgttattgctttaaacagatgtaattgcaattggtgttcaacattaatgtaacctttagtatttcaactctagataatctagagggtgttcaacatgttgaggttgaggctacacaaaatgatgtagccccatcaggtaaagagcacaacaattatgttctctaaattaatgaaatacttgtaacaataataatttttttttttgaatttaacccatttttttgttattgcagaggaccccccttcgcttcagtgtcttCGTCCTCAGTTTAGGACTAGGCacacatcgagatcacgagcagttggcgaaacatctgcagaggggggaaatgataaagaaaccgatgttccacttagtcttttcatagcttcaaagaaaaaacaaagaaagaaatgattgtaatctaacttatttgataatgactgatttttatgtgttagtgaatgtaattatgtgataattaatggttatggatgatatgtgttaattaatattgatgaatgttgcgtgttaattaatgttaatcaattttatgtgttaatgaacgttatgtgatattaatgaatgaatgctatattttattaatggtagaaagaaagaaagaatgaatgttataagatgttaatggggaatttagagtgatgttggggaggggaggggcaaatgagcttccaccttcatgtggttggccctgttaagtagagaatattaaactattatcgaaaccaagcgaagctcaacaagataacacacttttcaatatttcattatgttgcacagttaatcttattgaataatgtatattgaatcttaattgcagggtccaacagagccaacacgaacaacaacaccacaagttgctaggtataatgaactcccatattgtcttgtctgtacacgaacaatatgagctgcttctagtgttgatatccaaggtaggactacaaaagttatgaatatgcctcatccttgtaagtttttttattactttttttttttttttgtcttgagaagtttttttattatttgtaagtcatgaatattgctctttagttgattaaaattaaatgaaaatctttaatgaataatacacaaaactatatacatatgcaggcgcaccatggttgagatggtccaactccc from Cryptomeria japonica chromosome 3, Sugi_1.0, whole genome shotgun sequence harbors:
- the LOC131075808 gene encoding uncharacterized protein LOC131075808, with amino-acid sequence MPLLLHQRLPSPVLPTAMSATRSMQTSSSACHIGPPTVGGDVHEDVPETTTAGNIPSFPGSSRIASTGTLQATLVVSDEEMIPLKIQKVLGNDIFYKHLSDIALQIFGPTIRKRWNDQEKRLKDELTNQMVEWFENDTFDKTKLLDKGGTYLKYVRDQYRTHLKRNLKYERPPMIPEREWKDLILDAKERIERKKGNTPLDARRRLSDMSKATKARQEKHGQHKLGSGGYMKLVARIALNSIESTQKMTRELPTSKAIQLWLIRYEN